The Kitasatospora sp. NBC_00374 genome has a segment encoding these proteins:
- the thrB gene encoding homoserine kinase, whose amino-acid sequence MAGPAFRAAAVRVRVPATSANLGPGFDAFGLALGLYDDVVVRVADSGLTVDIAGEGSDNLARDERHLVVRSLRAAFDRLGGQPRGLEVVCANRIPHGRGLGSSSAAICAGLVAARAVTIGGQSLLDDDALLALASELEGHPDNVAACLRGNFTVAWTEDDGARTIVLEPSAEVVPIVFVPSTAVLTETARGLLPKTVPLADAAVNAGRAALLVEALTRRPELLLTATEDRLHQDYRASAMPDSAALVAGLRNEGVPAVISGAGPTVLALTDEAGADKVANFAGPGFAAHRLELDRAGARVLPLDM is encoded by the coding sequence ATGGCCGGTCCTGCGTTCCGCGCTGCCGCCGTCAGGGTCCGGGTTCCCGCGACCAGCGCCAACCTCGGCCCGGGCTTCGACGCCTTCGGACTCGCCCTGGGTCTCTACGACGACGTCGTGGTCCGGGTGGCCGATTCCGGCCTCACCGTCGACATCGCCGGCGAGGGCTCCGACAACCTGGCCCGGGACGAGCGCCACCTGGTGGTCCGCTCCCTGCGCGCCGCCTTCGACCGCCTCGGCGGCCAGCCGCGCGGGCTCGAAGTGGTCTGTGCCAACCGGATACCGCACGGCCGCGGCCTGGGCTCCTCCTCGGCCGCCATCTGCGCCGGCCTGGTGGCCGCCCGCGCCGTCACCATCGGCGGCCAGAGCCTGCTGGACGACGACGCCCTGCTGGCCCTCGCCTCCGAACTGGAGGGCCACCCCGACAACGTCGCCGCCTGTCTGCGCGGCAACTTCACCGTGGCCTGGACGGAGGACGACGGCGCGAGGACCATCGTGCTCGAGCCCTCCGCCGAGGTCGTACCGATCGTCTTCGTGCCCTCCACCGCGGTGCTCACCGAGACCGCCCGCGGCCTGCTGCCGAAGACCGTCCCGCTGGCCGACGCGGCCGTCAACGCGGGCCGCGCCGCCCTGCTGGTCGAGGCCCTCACCCGCCGCCCCGAGCTGCTGCTGACCGCCACCGAGGACCGCCTGCACCAGGACTACCGGGCCTCCGCGATGCCGGACAGCGCCGCGCTGGTGGCCGGCCTGCGCAACGAGGGCGTGCCGGCCGTGATCTCGGGCGCCGGCCCCACCGTGCTCGCGCTCACCGACGAGGCGGGCGCCGACAAGGTCGCGAACTTCGCCGGGCCGGGCTTCGCCGCGCACCGACTGGAACTCGACCGCGCCGGAGCCCGGGTACTGCCCCTCGACATGTGA
- the rho gene encoding transcription termination factor Rho, protein MSDTTDLMGARPDAEASDAAAAPAAPARRRRSAAAGLDGLVLAELQKLASTLGISGTGRMRKSQLIEAIKDKSGGDPLLAGAAAAPAPAAKRAAKAAPVADEAPAEAPAAEEKPARRTRAAAAAPAVEAQPQIEIPVQAAAETTTAPARTERTRRRATSAAGAPTAEAAAEQAGAVVAEAKADTKAEPRGFDGEARTERRDRRDRRDRREGGAERPEAADAQDGDSRESRRDRRNRRERDRTERPERTERQGGQQQGGAQDAGQAARQGGQQPAGQQQQGGGYDDDEFGDGRRGRRGRYRDRRGRRREGFEGTGAPEPVVGDDDVLIPVAGILDILDNYAFVRTSGYLPGSNDVYVSLAQVRKHGLRKGDAITGAVRQPRDGERREKFNALVRLDSVNGMDPDSGRGRPEFGKLTPLYPQERLRLETDPGVLTTRIIDLVSPIGKGQRGLIVAPPKTGKTMIMQAIANAITHNNPECHLMVVLVDERPEEVTDMQRSVKGEVISSTFDRPAEDHTVVAELAIERAKRLVELGHDVVILLDSITRLGRAYNLAAPASGRILSGGVDSTALYPPKKFFGAARNIENGGSLTILATALVETGSRADEVVFEEFKGTGNMELKLDRKLSDKRIFPAVDVDASSTRKEEILLANDELAITWKLRRVLHALDSQQAIELLLDKMKQTKSNAEFLMQIAKTTPGSGD, encoded by the coding sequence GTGAGCGACACCACCGATCTGATGGGCGCGCGCCCGGACGCAGAGGCGTCGGACGCAGCCGCCGCCCCCGCGGCCCCGGCGCGGCGCCGTCGCAGCGCCGCCGCGGGCCTGGACGGCCTGGTCCTGGCCGAGCTTCAGAAGCTCGCCTCGACTCTCGGAATCAGCGGTACCGGACGCATGCGCAAGAGCCAGCTGATCGAGGCCATCAAGGACAAGAGCGGCGGTGACCCGCTGCTCGCCGGCGCCGCCGCCGCGCCCGCGCCGGCTGCCAAGCGTGCCGCCAAGGCCGCTCCGGTCGCCGACGAGGCCCCGGCCGAGGCCCCCGCGGCCGAGGAGAAGCCGGCTCGCCGCACCCGCGCCGCCGCCGCGGCTCCGGCCGTCGAGGCCCAGCCGCAGATCGAGATCCCGGTCCAGGCCGCCGCCGAGACCACCACCGCGCCGGCGCGCACCGAGCGGACCCGTCGCCGGGCCACCTCGGCAGCCGGCGCCCCGACCGCCGAGGCCGCCGCCGAGCAGGCCGGTGCCGTGGTCGCGGAGGCGAAGGCCGACACCAAGGCCGAGCCGCGCGGCTTCGACGGCGAGGCCCGTACCGAGCGCCGGGACCGCCGGGACCGCCGGGACCGCCGTGAGGGCGGCGCCGAGCGTCCGGAGGCCGCCGACGCGCAGGACGGCGACTCCCGCGAGTCCCGTCGCGACCGCCGCAACCGCCGCGAGCGCGACCGCACCGAGCGACCCGAGCGCACCGAGCGCCAGGGCGGCCAGCAGCAGGGCGGTGCCCAGGACGCCGGCCAGGCCGCGCGTCAGGGCGGCCAGCAGCCGGCCGGCCAGCAGCAGCAGGGCGGCGGGTACGACGACGACGAGTTCGGCGACGGCCGGCGTGGCCGTCGGGGCCGTTACCGCGACCGTCGCGGCCGTCGCCGCGAGGGCTTCGAGGGCACCGGTGCCCCGGAGCCGGTGGTCGGCGACGACGACGTCCTGATCCCGGTCGCGGGCATCCTGGACATCCTCGACAACTACGCGTTCGTCCGGACCTCCGGCTACCTGCCGGGCTCGAACGACGTCTACGTCTCGCTCGCCCAGGTCCGCAAGCACGGCCTGCGCAAGGGTGACGCGATCACCGGTGCGGTGCGCCAGCCCCGCGACGGCGAGCGCCGCGAGAAGTTCAACGCCCTGGTGCGGCTGGACTCCGTCAACGGCATGGACCCGGACAGCGGCCGCGGCCGTCCCGAGTTCGGCAAGCTCACCCCGCTGTACCCGCAGGAGCGCCTGCGCCTGGAGACCGACCCGGGCGTGCTGACCACCCGCATCATCGACCTGGTGTCGCCGATCGGTAAGGGCCAGCGCGGTCTGATCGTCGCCCCGCCGAAGACCGGCAAGACGATGATCATGCAGGCGATCGCCAACGCGATCACCCACAACAACCCCGAGTGCCACCTGATGGTCGTCCTGGTCGACGAGCGTCCGGAAGAGGTCACCGACATGCAGCGGTCGGTGAAGGGCGAGGTCATCTCCTCGACCTTCGACCGCCCGGCCGAGGACCACACCGTGGTCGCGGAGCTGGCCATCGAGCGCGCCAAGCGCCTGGTGGAGCTGGGCCACGACGTGGTGATCCTGCTCGACTCGATCACCCGTCTGGGCCGTGCCTACAACCTGGCGGCGCCGGCCTCCGGCCGCATCCTGTCCGGTGGTGTCGACTCGACCGCGCTCTACCCGCCGAAGAAGTTCTTCGGCGCCGCGCGCAACATCGAGAACGGCGGCTCGCTGACCATCCTCGCCACCGCCCTGGTGGAGACCGGCTCCCGGGCCGACGAGGTCGTCTTCGAGGAGTTTAAGGGCACCGGCAACATGGAGCTCAAGCTCGACCGCAAGCTCTCCGACAAGCGGATCTTCCCCGCGGTGGACGTCGACGCGTCCAGCACCCGCAAGGAGGAGATCCTGCTCGCCAACGACGAGCTCGCGATCACCTGGAAGCTCCGTCGGGTGCTGCACGCGCTTGACTCGCAGCAGGCCATCGAGCTGCTGCTGGACAAGATGAAGCAGACCAAGAGCAACGCCGAGTTCCTGATGCAGATCGCCAAGACCACTCCCGGTTCCGGCGACTGA